The genome window TGTTGCGTACTAACATGTTTaccagttttttttatgatttgttatACAACATTATTATGACGAAGATGTATATCTCAAGGCGTCCTGAACAACACGCAAGCCTCGTGGCGCGCGACTACCTCCCCACATCCACCCCGAGGGTGGGGACTAAGCGACTACATGGCGGAGTCCTAAATACCCCTATATTCATTTTGTAGGCACTATATGGGCTGGTGAATTTCATTATTTCTCAACCTATGTAGTGTACTTTTATTGGCTTGAGGGAACAGTTTGGGCAGCGGCGTTAAAATAATTCGCTAATATAGATTTGGACTGCGCAAGCGGCTTAATTATGACGCCATCGCCACAATTAATGTTAAATCCTgtcttaaagaaaataaaatttaactagttaccattcttgtttttctctttttgagtTCTTGACCATCGACAGCTAAAATGCCTAAGAtttttgtaatcaaaataaCATTGCTTGTTGTTCATTAAATGCTCAAGAGAAATTAAAGAACATACTTTTCATATGCTGATTtgtgtaaaagtaaatgtactgactgaataaaaaaaatagaaatggcATGATTTTATAATTTGTCCATGTTCTCATTTATGTGACCAAGACGGCTGTGAACTAGAAATGTGTGTGAAGAACGTGTAAGTAAGAAGTAAACTAGATGCTTGCCATCTTTGAGGTGTGGTTTAGGTGGATTATATACAAACACAGATCAGGATGATCCAAGGCTGCAAGATGTGATAGTTGTGTTGTAAAAGCCGATGGCTGCTGCGTGCCACGAGTTTAACCTCCTTCccaatataatgtataaagcagtaatttaaaacttaaaaaatatatattttaattgggCCGATTTAGGTTTAGATaaactggattaaaaaaataagatgacgTTTGTAGCGCAGGTTAATGTTCATTTGTCTAAAGTGGAATTGGGGAGTAAAGGTAGGTGTGTATTAACGGATTGGTCTTATGACTTTTGATTATCTCGGGTATCTTGTCAGTGTGGCCACCAGGGGGCAGTGCAttctattaaactttttttgttttgtttttttgcattgagggatttaaccccccccccccgaaaaaaataaattaaaaaaattaataataataaaataataataataatttggtaGCCATAAGAAATGACTCGATTATCGCATCCGAAATTTAGATGTGATTAGCACGTTTTCTCCAgcacagtatttattttaaaaagattgttCTTTGAAATCAAATCAAGTCCAAATTAACTGTACAATACAGCATTGAAAAATAATCTATTTACCTGTTTACTGTATTGCTATTTTGTGCTTGCCCTACTTAGGATCTTGTGCAACAACAGCATTACAGTAACAAACAAGAGCACAGCAAGACATGTAAATAGAATGAACAGGAGAATATGTATGAATATAAGTGTAATGTTGCAATAACGGTAAGCCTATTGTACTTCCATGTTTAGTCCATGGAAACTGGTGTGTAATTTATTCCATAATCATTCACGTTTATATATGACCCAGTCTGTGAAAACCCTGCTTaagtctttatttattcattttcatgtGGTTTACTTTTTTGTACATAACTcgtatgtagtttttttttttttttttttctttataaataccacccccccctcccccccaaaaaaattctAGCCAAGTTTCTATAGACTGTGGTCCACGATTAGCACAGCAGTTATGTTTAAATGTGACccaaagttatttttttctgtaaacaaATATGCAACATTTAAAGGCATGTGTATAGTCAAAAAGCATGTGCTCTTTGAAAACAAAATGCACAGAATCATAAAGCCATAAAGTATGGGTAAGTTTTAGCTGAAGGCCAAATTGAAACTATGCTACTCGGTGCAAATCATAACTTTTTGGTCATCCTAAAATTAACATGTTTTCTAAACTGGTAGCACACTTATACCAAAGCCATAAAGAACACTTGATTCCTGGTTCAGGTGTGTTGAGAGTGCAGTTGTGTACTTTTATCTTTGAGGAAACTTATTTGGTCTCTACTACATCCTTAGATTGTGCGTAATTAATTAGGCTCTATTAGGCAAGAATTTTGATTTGTTTCCATATTCTGATTGAAGAATGAAAAGCTTattgatttatatttctttatttcaacaAGATGGAAATACCAGTTAGTCTGTATGCTTATAAAAGACATTTTGAAGCGAACGAGGGCTGTAACTCATGCCTGCAGAATAAAATGACTGTGCTCAAAAACTGCTTTCCCTGTTTGCAGTGGCAGAGGATGTGTTATGAATGCTGAGCTGACCAGACAGCTTCTGAACATCTCTGCGCACGTCTGTCTTCAGAGCAAAACCGATCATGTCGGAACCGGTGCTCAGCATGAACAGGAACCCCCCTCCCCCTGAGTACAAGAACCATAGAAAACCAGGGCGCCTCACCAACCAACTCCAGTACCTAGACAAAGTGGTGGTCAAAGCCATGTGGAGGCATAATTTCTCCTGGCCCTTCAGGCACCCTGTGGATGCTGTTCAGCTCAACCTGCCTGTAAGTTGGGTTTCATCGTAAAAAGGGTTCCAACTGCACAATTTTAAAACAAGTAATGACGGTGAAAATAATGCAACAGTTGCAACCCTGTAAATGGACAACTGTCAGtattgtcctttttttccaACAGTAACATTTCCAACagtaacatttatatatatatatatataatttttttttggagcttATGGTGAGGATCTTAAAGTAAAAGTCACATAGTTTTCACTCGAATACCTGGGACCCCAAGGGCTAGGCTAAGAATTTctggtttatataaaagcaggtTCTATGATGCAGTTAAACAGAATTTAGTACCTTTTGATTAAATTCTATACAGATTTAAATTCTAAGTTAGTTAGTATAATGGTCTTCAATATCTTCTTTTAAATTCTATGATTGAAATGTCCTCAGTGGGCATTTTCAAATCAGAAGCaacactgttttttgtttgtttgtttgtttttaaataaaaacctccAGAGAGCATCTGTACGATGGGCAGGTATAAGTGCTTAAAGCATAGGTACTAGGTAGGGAAACTGGGTGTATTGgtgttgtgttgtttttcttttttcttttttttttttttttaatctgtgactgattttttttttgttgatgatTCTGTTTTGATTTTAGGATTATTATACAATTATCAAAAATCCAATGGACTTGAACACCATCAAAAAGCGTCTTGAAAATAATTACTACTGGAAGGCTATGGAATGTGTTGAAGACTTCAACACCATGTTTACAAACTGTTATGTATATAATCAGGTAAAACGTTTTTTGCTATAATCTCTCCTATATtgtgtgtatttactgtatgtgtatgcatatgtatgttaaaaataatttgaaacCCATTTTCTTTCAGCCAGGGGATGATATAGTTTTGATGGCTCAAGCCCTTGAGAAGTTGTTCCTAGAGAAAGTAGCTGAGATGCCACAGGATGAATTTGAGATCACAGCAGTTACCAACAAGGCACCTCTGAAGGGGAGAAGGATGCCTCCTCCAGGTAAGCTTTAATGGGGCCTCATTTCAGTTGGGGGAGATTTGTtagtaaattttaattattatgctgTATGTCACTATGGGTCTGATTTGACTGGAGGCACTAATACAACCTAAATATAAATGCCACAATTATCATTAAGTTCTTGAGACTAATGTAATTCAGTATGTCAGTAGTGTCCAAGGGAAATTTGGATATCACAAAACATTCGGGGCAAAGGTTTCTCTACCTCCCGAGGTGTTGTTGCCATTCTGcccttttgattttgttttgcatAGTTTGTGGACGTCTGTTCAAGCTGAAGATGTAACTTGTCTCCTTATGTGCATAACAGGATTTGGGAAAATGCGGCCTCAATCCCCAgtatctgaggttgtatttcaACAGACAGTGACCGTCATCCCTCCTGAGGCACTGCACACGATTTCATCCGCACCCCTGTCAGCTCAGCTTGAAGCCAAAGTCAGTCTCTTTTACATAATGCAGATGTTTTTGTCTGTGACCGATGTGATTCTCAACACGCTGTTTGCGTTTTTAGCTAAAGACGGGGGTAAAAAGAAAGGCAGACACCACAACCCCTACCGCCCCTGTCCTTACCATCAGTGAGTCATCTCCATGTATCTCCGAGCCGAAGGTGCTGAAGTTGTACTCGCGTCGAGGCAGCGGCAGACCCATCAAACCGCCACGTAAAGATCTGCCTGATTCTCCACAGCAGCACCAGGTGGGGCGCAGGGTCAAGCTCCCCGAAAGGGTTAAATACTGTAGCGGCATTTTGAAGGAGATGTTCACCAAGAGGCACGCTGCCTACGCCTGGCCCTTCTATGAGCCTGTGGATGCTGTGGCTCTCGGCCTGCATGACTATCACGACATCATCCATCAGCCCATGGATTTGGGCACTATTAAAGTAAGATGACCAATTTAATACTTCAGCCAAAAGAGCAATTTGCACAACTGTTTATCCAGTAGGAAATTGACTCTTGAAGACTTGATTagcatttaagtttttttttttttttcttttttaaattggcTGTGGATGTCTGATTTTGACTATTGAGGAAATGTGCAATTAAAattatgcaaataatttgtcTAATTTTATGCTCCTTTATCAAATTGTCTAATTATTTTCGAGTAGGGTGTGTTTCAGggtggttgtttgtttgtttgttttttattagaaaaaagcAGCCCGTACACCTGGTCTACAGGATACAAGGGGCGGTTATAAAATTATTGAATTATTGAGTATGAGCTCAGAGCCAAGAATAATGTTCAGCACAAAACcgtcacaaaattataatacaagaCATAAAGTTAAAGGGTAAAAGAATAGAGCATTTCAGGGGTGAGCAGCACACCTGAGCTCCTACACCGTTCTCTCCTCCTTccggggtgcaatttttttccttcctcgttgcattatttttcattcatttattttttttactcagtagcgaaTATGATTTCAAATATAGCGagtacaatacttcaaacaaaacatacttaagtaaaagtaaaattacaaaaaaaaaataataattccttttaaaaagtagaagcaTGCAAAAAACGACTCAATTACAGTacgcgagtaaatgtaatttgttacatTCCACCTGTCTGCTACTAAATGGATTCTTCGAGTGATGGAGGAGGAATAAGTCACTGGGTGCAAGGTCAGGGGAGTAGGGGGATGAGGCAGAATTTAGTACCCCAAGTCACCCACAAGTTTCACCATAGGCTAAATGCGCTGGCGGGTtgttgtgaaaaagaaaacgcacttacatttttttttttccaacctgGTGCGCCATTTTGGTTTTGACCCACTAGCAGCATCGTGCAGAACTATACAGGGGGGTCTCTTTCAACAAGCAGAAATGTCCCTTTTGCTGACCCTGTTAATAAGCCCTTTCAAATGACTAATCATCTAAATTAAGTCTTCCAGCGTGGATGTATTAAATAGCACAGGAAGGGTAGCTGACATGTTTCTGGCTTTTTCCCCCTCTCAGAAAAAGATGGACAATCGTGAATACACAGACGCCTTGCAGTTTGCTGCAGATGTTCGTCTTATGTTCTCAAATTGTTACAAATACAACCCACCGAACCATGAGGTTGTGTCCATGGCCAGAAAACTTCAGGTGATGAAGTTCATcttgttttatgattttaatGTAGAATGTACTGACCAAGGTCATGTGTTGGTCAGGTGTGCTTCGTAAAAGAAATGACTCATCTTAAATGTTGGTTCCTCTGTTCAGGAGGTTTTTGAGTCCCGCTTTGCCAAGATTCCAGATGAGCCAAAACCTGTCTCTCCTAGCCAGCACCAGGTATCCAAAAGGGGGAAAAACGAGCGAGCAGAAAGTCCGTCCAACTCTGAGAGCAGTGGCTCAGACTCTTCTATGTCAGAAAGCTCGTCTGACTCCGAGGAAGATGAAGAAAAACGAGCACAAAGGTTGTCCATTCTGGAGGAACAGGTATCGAACAATATCTTAGTTTATTCTTGTGTAGATTTGTTTCCTACTTCTTTTTATAAGTAATAGCAGCACTTCTGTCAATTAGCTGAAGGCGGTACGGGAGCAGCTTCAAATATTGACCCAAACACCTTTGctgaagcaaaagaaaaaagagaagtcAAAGAAGGcgaaaaggaaaagagaaaagcGAAAGAGTGGTGAAGTGCAAAAACCAGCTCCAGAAAAAGTGCACAGGAGGCAGAGTAGCAGCAAGTCCTCAGGGTTGGTTGAACACTCAGTTACACAacagtgtatttttatttttatttttttgcttgcattttatatttcttcCAGTCTAAATACGAGCCCTTCTGTTATTAGGAAGAATATGGAGAGCAAAGGCTACGAGTCCGAAGAAGAGCTCATACTGCCAATGTCCTACGAGGAGAAGCGACGTTTGAGTCTGGACATCAACAAACTTCCGGGAGACAAATTGGGCAAAGTGGTACACATCATCAAGGCCAGAGAGCCTATGCTTAGAGACACCGATCCCGAAGAGATCGAGATTGACTTTGAGACACTCAAACCAACCACACTTCGAGCTCTTGAGGCGTTTGTCTTGACCTGCCTCAGAAAGAAGCCTAAGGGGCCTGCTCGTGAGTACACTACTACAAAGTCTGAATCTGGGTAAAAGCTGAATTTTATCCAGTGTgttaaaacaatttttacatatttatatattctctTTCTATAGAAAATCCCCCAAAACCCAAAGGTGAGAAGACTAAGGAATTGGGGAAACAGAATGGCAGCGATGAGCTCAACTTGACCAAGAGGACCAAGGCAAAGAGTaaggttcctttttttttttttttccacggttTATTGACCAATTGCAATCCACAGTGCAAGGTCCtatattatacataattatttgtttaataaggAGTACCATTCGAATCTGATGCATCTGGTCGCATAAATTGAGACACCCATAAAAGCAGTGACTTATTAACTTTTTAATAGATGCACCTTTACATCTGTTCATTTATGCCATTATCCAGTTAGCCAATCGTGTGGCAACAGCACAATGCACATAGTCATGCatatacaggtcaagagcttccgTTTATGTTCacacaaattttaaataatcgTAATCTGTGCTTTTAACCTTGCTATGCCAGATGCATTGGGATTGAGTACTTCAGAAAATATTGATCTGCTGGGCTTTTCATTCcacctaaaaaaacaattttatttggCCATGGATGCTTGTGGCATTGTCAGCATTCAAATTAATTTGCTGACTTCTGAGCTCAGAATCATTTTTGATATGTTTTAATTGTGCTGCCGATTGCTTGGGAATAGGGTAATTCTAGACTCAGCAGACCATATGACTCCTTGCATTGCTCCAAAAGGCATCTCTTTATGTTTCCTGATTACAGCTGTGTGATCATAAGAAAGCCAGCTGTTAGTGAGATTAGTCGGGGGGGTTGGAAGATTGCACATGttgctcttttgtttttttttcttaattttttttataatgcaatTTTACCTAGTGGTTTACAGTTTTCTTCCACTTTTTTTCTCAGGCAATAACAACATTCATTATATGTTATCCTTTTGGCTTTTGCTTGATGTATATGGTGCAAGGCATCTGAAGGCTTAAGTAATTTGCATTCAGATCACCAGTTGGTGTAtctctgcatttattttaattttcatgttttttaggtgaactggtgacaACAGAGTCTAAGGAGTTGGCGCACTCGTCCCGACTTAGTGAGAGCAGCAGTTCCTCCACTTCTGACAGCAGTAGTTCTGACTCTAGTTCTTCTGATAGCAGTGACTCTGACTCAGGTTAGCTGATCTCCACAAGCATTTCTCCCTCTTTTCCCACCTTTCTACCTTTTTAACCCTCTCTGGGGCAAGGTTGAAATTTTCCCCATTCCCACCACCCTGCACATCACTGGTTGGttaaggggaagaaaaaaaaaaatcttttcttgGACGCACTGTTTTCCTATTAATAGAGCCAATGTCACTTTAACGCATACTGGAACACCAGATACTTGAATGCTTGagttcatttttttgtgtgttttttttggatattgttaaattgttatagttctttttgttgttgtataatTTGTGCACTGTTCCTTATAAATCATAAGCCTTGTTACAAAATGCACACCCCTGGATACAGGTTTTGtcaggtgttattttatttttgtgtgtgttttcttttttttttattatccccctctttaaattttttgtagACTTTGATAAATTTGTTCACGTTTCATCCTAATCACTTATTTATGTCTGTTGGCATAAAAATGCTGTAGTTTGAAATGAGGCCAGCTACAGCTTAGTGCAGGGGAAAACCTGATGTGTGTATTTACATACACTtcaatgtaaaaagtaatcatttaattaaataaattcaaattcttGCTTAATAGGACCTCCTGTCTTCCATGTTGAGTTCTAGCTGTTCCTCTTTTAAACTTTGCTGCATTGAGTCATCACTGTCTGGTTCTCCTGTTGCATTAGGTTGTGTTTAGACTGTGAATTTACCCTGTAAATATTATAGGTTTTTGTAAAGTTGTAtatgtaacaaaaaataatattcaaaCCAATTGTATGAACTGCATTATAGTGTTGTAATAAGGTTCCAATCAGATTGTAATTGGCATGGGTATAGTAGGACcaaacaaagttttattttagaaGGGTAAACGTTTGTCCTGCTAAAatgcaagcattttttttgtagctGTGTACAATTATTTGCTTAAACGGGTATAAAGTTGACTTTGGTGTTTGACACCCGGAGATtcaaataaacaattttttccTAGACACCTGTTGTACATTTTAAGACTAGTGGtgtgttttgtcttttattttgccATCACATGTTGCTTTCACTTTTACTCACCATCACATTCTCTATGGCCAATACCACGCACATTTCTACTAGCATATGCCAAGCATGCacaccttaaaataaaatcaggagGGAACTTGGAATACCTCACTCTTTCAGATCTACTAACTAGTTCTATCCCTGTTGTGATGTGTATGTCCTTTTGTATTTTAGTCATGAGTAAACTGGTCATGAGCAAGACTGGCCAAGCAGAAACCATGTTGTAGAGTTTAGGGTCAGCCCCTTGCTCTGTTCACATTGCACTCAAATTCATTATGCATGTCTTACAGAGCGGAAAACTGCGAAGAAAAACAAAGGTCATGGGaccaaaattaaaaacaaggtaaaaaaaaaaaattcaacaggaTAATTTTTTTGGTATAAGTGCATGAAACATTTCACTTCATGCCGCACAGTGAAACCAAATTCCCCCTCCTTCCAAAATCAGGCGTTGAAGAAGAGCATTTCCCTTGAGATGAAGGAGTCCTCCAAAGACCCGTCTGAGCAGGCCACCAAGCCACCTGCAGAGGAGGCCAAAGCGCCACCAGGTTAGGCCCACTGCACCTGCATcccttgttgtgtgtgtgagtgagtaaggaTGAAAGTGAGTGTGTGACAGCTGGTTTATAAAGTACAAATGTTTATAAGGGATTATAACAGTGCACCGTGGGGTAGATATGGACGAGCGTATGAACAggtaaaaacaagaaataaaatttgtaacAGTAACCATTTTAGTGTACATTTTCTAAATGTCGGTATTGTacgacaccttttttttttcttgtcgtTTTTTTATTGATCATAATGTCGGCCATGTCTTTTGTCCACACAACTATTGAAAACTGGTTCTGTGACTGGTAACTAAACAACAGTAAGGAAATTCAATACAGTGTGCCTAGTTAAAATGGTAAATGTTATCAATTGTCTTGTGATGTGTCTGAGCACAGTGTTTGGTTTAACAAGGTGTGTGTCTGTACTTCATATTTGTCTGAATCAAAAAGGGTTCAAAGACTGGTCATCCTTGCACTTTCCTCTGAGATGGACAGATTTTTCTGGGCTGGCAAAGCTGTCCAAAATTAGAACTGGACAATGACAATTTATTGTGTCCGGTGGTTCTGCTTTTTACTCATCATTTCTCTTCTCTTAAATCTTTACTGCACCCCCCACCTCCCCATTCTAGCCCAGCACAACCAGCTACCTCCTCAGCCTTCCAGACCCAGTGCCAAAGCCACTCCTCTAGTTCGAAAGACCTGGATGAATCTGTCCTCTGAGCAGAACACCTCAGCTCCCACTACTGCCCTTCCTGCCACAGACATCTCCACTGCCTTTCCCTCCTCCCCACATACCCTCACAACAACGCTACCCAAAAAGTCTCCACCCACAGCCTGCCCACATTCACCTGCTTCACCCAGTTGGCCCAAGAGTCCACAGAGTTCCTTCACTGCCCACAGTTCCCCAGCATTTGCTGCTCCCACAGACCCAACATGTCCCCTCCCAGCTGCTTCCACCGTATATTCTCAGCTTAAGGATCAGCAGAAAGGTAAGATGTTGGTCTTAATCGCCGTGATTTCCGCCTGTTTGATTCCCTTGCCTCATCCCCACCTGTG of Clarias gariepinus isolate MV-2021 ecotype Netherlands chromosome 6, CGAR_prim_01v2, whole genome shotgun sequence contains these proteins:
- the brdt gene encoding bromodomain testis-specific protein isoform X2; protein product: MSEPVLSMNRNPPPPEYKNHRKPGRLTNQLQYLDKVVVKAMWRHNFSWPFRHPVDAVQLNLPDYYTIIKNPMDLNTIKKRLENNYYWKAMECVEDFNTMFTNCYVYNQPGDDIVLMAQALEKLFLEKVAEMPQDEFEITAVTNKAPLKGRRMPPPGFGKMRPQSPVSEVVFQQTVTVIPPEALHTISSAPLSAQLEAKLKTGVKRKADTTTPTAPVLTISESSPCISEPKVLKLYSRRGSGRPIKPPRKDLPDSPQQHQVGRRVKLPERVKYCSGILKEMFTKRHAAYAWPFYEPVDAVALGLHDYHDIIHQPMDLGTIKKKMDNREYTDALQFAADVRLMFSNCYKYNPPNHEVVSMARKLQEVFESRFAKIPDEPKPVSPSQHQVSKRGKNERAESPSNSESSGSDSSMSESSSDSEEDEEKRAQRLSILEEQLKAVREQLQILTQTPLLKQKKKEKSKKAKRKREKRKSGEVQKPAPEKVHRRQSSSKSSGKNMESKGYESEEELILPMSYEEKRRLSLDINKLPGDKLGKVVHIIKAREPMLRDTDPEEIEIDFETLKPTTLRALEAFVLTCLRKKPKGPAQNPPKPKGEKTKELGKQNGSDELNLTKRTKAKSELVTTESKELAHSSRLSESSSSSTSDSSSSDSSSSDSSDSDSERKTAKKNKGHGTKIKNKALKKSISLEMKESSKDPSEQATKPPAEEAKAPPAQHNQLPPQPSRPSAKATPLVRKTWMNLSSEQNTSAPTTALPATDISTAFPSSPHTLTTTLPKKSPPTACPHSPASPSWPKSPQSSFTAHSSPAFAAPTDPTCPLPAASTVYSQLKDQQKGFPALLSPLSSPPGLPTANSAASVARHQPIVKQECPSLSTPLAHMREDKGDPGVLGESCIQLLTMPGTKSAEDDDLHKSSLDHKPGMTKTEIILKHADSWTSLGKMASLAPAAIRSSKESFQQFRKAAMEKEEREKARKLQLEAGRERSSSDKSSLTPQPSKTKPESQVSRTELESAELPIMAAILDQPKTPEPTTPSLCSMDREREMARKREQERRRREAMSGTFDMTMQHDIMATFEKNLD
- the brdt gene encoding bromodomain testis-specific protein isoform X1 — its product is MSEPVLSMNRNPPPPEYKNHRKPGRLTNQLQYLDKVVVKAMWRHNFSWPFRHPVDAVQLNLPDYYTIIKNPMDLNTIKKRLENNYYWKAMECVEDFNTMFTNCYVYNQPGDDIVLMAQALEKLFLEKVAEMPQDEFEITAVTNKAPLKGRRMPPPGFGKMRPQSPVSEVVFQQTVTVIPPEALHTISSAPLSAQLEAKLKTGVKRKADTTTPTAPVLTISESSPCISEPKVLKLYSRRGSGRPIKPPRKDLPDSPQQHQVGRRVKLPERVKYCSGILKEMFTKRHAAYAWPFYEPVDAVALGLHDYHDIIHQPMDLGTIKKKMDNREYTDALQFAADVRLMFSNCYKYNPPNHEVVSMARKLQEVFESRFAKIPDEPKPVSPSQHQVSKRGKNERAESPSNSESSGSDSSMSESSSDSEEDEEKRAQRLSILEEQLKAVREQLQILTQTPLLKQKKKEKSKKAKRKREKRKSGEVQKPAPEKVHRRQSSSKSSGKNMESKGYESEEELILPMSYEEKRRLSLDINKLPGDKLGKVVHIIKAREPMLRDTDPEEIEIDFETLKPTTLRALEAFVLTCLRKKPKGPAQNPPKPKGEKTKELGKQNGSDELNLTKRTKAKSELVTTESKELAHSSRLSESSSSSTSDSSSSDSSSSDSSDSDSERKTAKKNKGHGTKIKNKALKKSISLEMKESSKDPSEQATKPPAEEAKAPPAQHNQLPPQPSRPSAKATPLVRKTWMNLSSEQNTSAPTTALPATDISTAFPSSPHTLTTTLPKKSPPTACPHSPASPSWPKSPQSSFTAHSSPAFAAPTDPTCPLPAASTVYSQLKDQQKGFPALLSPLSSPPGLPTANSAASVARHQPIVKQEQCPSLSTPLAHMREDKGDPGVLGESCIQLLTMPGTKSAEDDDLHKSSLDHKPGMTKTEIILKHADSWTSLGKMASLAPAAIRSSKESFQQFRKAAMEKEEREKARKLQLEAGRERSSSDKSSLTPQPSKTKPESQVSRTELESAELPIMAAILDQPKTPEPTTPSLCSMDREREMARKREQERRRREAMSGTFDMTMQHDIMATFEKNLD